The following DNA comes from Parcubacteria group bacterium.
TTCCCGTGGAAACCGTCTGAATCGGATAATCCATAATTTCCTGCATTGATAGACCCAATAATCCAGCAACCTTATTTTTGCTATGTTCATCTCCCCAAAATTGTGGCTGGGCTTGGGTCATCACAATCGAGCCATCTTTTTGAACCTCAACAGGTATAATCCCGGCTCTTGTTTCAATCGTTACTGTTTTCGATTTCTCTCGGCCTAAATAGATTTTTCTTTTTTTGAATAACGCCCAAACAGTCGCTATTGTTGCGTGACCGCATAAATCAACTTCTTGAGTTGGCGTGAAATATCTTATGCCAAAATTAGCTTTATCCGATTTGATAACAAAAGCTGACTCTGAAAATCCTAATTTTTTGGAAATTTCAAGCATCTGATTATCCAGTAATTTATCAGCATCAAAAATAACCCCGGCTGGATTGCCTTGGGTTTTATCTTGAGTAAATGCTTTAACTAAAATCACTTTCATGATCTCACTTTTGGGTATTTTAATTTTTTAGATATTTCTCAATATTGGCCTGATGCTCCTCTAGAGTTTTCGCGCAATGGATTTGCCGATTGCTATCATGAAGATAATACAAACAATCCGTTTCAGTCGGGTGCAAAACCGCCTCAATCGCATCCAATCCTGGATTGTCAATTGGATAAGGAGGCAGACCTTTGTTTTTATAGGTATTATAGGGCGAATTAATATTCCTGACATCATCCGCTGTAATAGGCGCCCACCAGCCAGTATCGGTTTTTCCTCTGGCATACTGAACAGTCGCGTCTATCTCCAGGTTCATTCCTTGATTGAGTCGATTCCATAGTATTCCGGCGATCAGAGGCATATCGCCTTTTCCGGCCGCTTCCCGCTGAATGATTGAAGCGAGTTTCAGCCCTGTTGTCCAAACAATATTTTGCTGAGCAAATTGACCAATATAGGGAGCAAATTTTTCATCGAAATTTCTGGTCATTCGTTCGGCAATTTTCAAGCCACCTTCATCCACTGGAATAAGATATGTATCGGGAAAATATGTTCCTTCAATATAATCTATTTTAATTTTGGTGTAAGTCGTGTTCCAATTATCGAGATCCTCATCGCTCCAGTTGAAGGTCTTGGCCAGAATTTCCCCGATCTGCTCTTTTCGCAAGCCTTCCGGAATCACTACCCACTTCATATCAGGACCACTGGTCAGTTTTTCCGCCAATTGCCAAGCAGTCAGATTTTTGGACACACTGTATCCGCCCGGCTGTATTGTATTATGTTTTCGCTTGAAAGATAACACGAGATCAAAGGCGAACTTATTTTTTATTAAACCCTGACTTTTCAGTTTATCCAAAGTCTGCGATTCGTTTTGTTTTAGACCTACCGTGAAAACTTCTTTATTTTCCTGCAACTGAGGCGCGCCGAAAAATATTCGTTGCATCAAGAACAGTCCTGCGCCAATAAGCAAGACTACTCCTAGGATTGCGCCAATTTTTACTTTTCTACTCATGCTCTAAGCTTCTCACAAATAGCCATTTCAGTCAAAAACACGATAATTTAAGCATTGCTCTTTTATATGCGCGAGTGGATAACTAAACAATATTCGGTTATTTATGGCTCAAAAGCGCCAAATTATCCCACCAGAAACAGCCCTCCAAATTACTTGACTTTACCCTTCATCTATCCTAACATCACAACACTTCAGGAAAGATAATGCCCAACATAAAGCTTTTGGAGCAAAGGCGGGAGCGTAAAAAATACCCCAAAAGATTGACCAAGATTGCATAGGAACTTTACAGAAACTTTACCGGCATTATTTTATACTAAAGTTGTTAATTTAAGATTTGCGCGTTTTGAACCATCCGGCTATTTGGGTGCCCCTCTGTCCACGACTCGATTGAGCTCATCGCAGTCCGGCAGATTCTCAAATCAAGATCACTTCAAAATCTTTCCAAGTGACTTGATTCAATTGAGTTGGTGTCTGAATTTCTCGAATGGCAAAACGCTTAAGTCGCATATAATTATTTAAAGTATTGCTTATGAACAAACAACACTCGAAAAAGAAAATCCTCAAACTGGCAGGAGTCAGTGCTCTTGCTCTGGTTTTAGGAATAGGCGTGACAAGCGCTTTCGCTTCCAATGAAAGCGGAAAAGGTGTGCAAGAAAAAATCCAATCTTTATTGGACAAATTACAGGTTACGTCACAGCACGAACAAGAAACCGGCCAGCTTGTGGAAACTTCTCACGGTAAAGTTTTCGCAGGAGAGTCGGCAGAAAAAATGAAAAAATTGCACGATGAAACACAGGCGCAAATTGATGCTTTGGTTGCTAGACCGGAAAGCGAAAGACAGAAGGCTGTCACTGAAATCAAAAAAATCGCAGGCAACCAAGACTTGGCTGTTAATTATAAAAACACCAGCACGTCATCATATAACGCCAATATCCCGGTAGAAATTTACACGACCGATTCTGATCAATTTGAAGTAGACGCTCGTAATAATAAGATCATTCAATTTGGTCCTCGCCCGCTTGCTATTGGAGAAAAACCCAAGAGTCTCGATACTACTGCCCGCTATTCGAAAGAAGAACTGGAAACAATGGCTCGAAAGTTCATTGCCCAAAATGCGCCGGACGTGAAACTAGATGAT
Coding sequences within:
- a CDS encoding PhzF family phenazine biosynthesis protein, which translates into the protein MKVILVKAFTQDKTQGNPAGVIFDADKLLDNQMLEISKKLGFSESAFVIKSDKANFGIRYFTPTQEVDLCGHATIATVWALFKKRKIYLGREKSKTVTIETRAGIIPVEVQKDGSIVMTQAQPQFWGDEHSKNKVAGLLGLSMQEIMDYPIQTVSTGTPKLIVGVNSLETLFKIKPDLEEMKIYCKEHLVKGFYPFTTETIDKDSDFHARQFNPLAGINEDPITGVAAGALGAYAVEHKISDKKDFVIEQGYCMGKGGKIYVVVDDKVKVGGYAVIFGEKEI
- the mltG gene encoding endolytic transglycosylase MltG yields the protein MSRKVKIGAILGVVLLIGAGLFLMQRIFFGAPQLQENKEVFTVGLKQNESQTLDKLKSQGLIKNKFAFDLVLSFKRKHNTIQPGGYSVSKNLTAWQLAEKLTSGPDMKWVVIPEGLRKEQIGEILAKTFNWSDEDLDNWNTTYTKIKIDYIEGTYFPDTYLIPVDEGGLKIAERMTRNFDEKFAPYIGQFAQQNIVWTTGLKLASIIQREAAGKGDMPLIAGILWNRLNQGMNLEIDATVQYARGKTDTGWWAPITADDVRNINSPYNTYKNKGLPPYPIDNPGLDAIEAVLHPTETDCLYYLHDSNRQIHCAKTLEEHQANIEKYLKN